A single genomic interval of Notolabrus celidotus isolate fNotCel1 chromosome 13, fNotCel1.pri, whole genome shotgun sequence harbors:
- the akap12b gene encoding A-kinase anchor protein 12b isoform X2, whose amino-acid sequence MLGTITLTVGQPDGVSVAQKEEAPETMDIQDEVTPQVNGEKAEKESPDANDISAVEEKAAEEKPDDANEVGFKKIFRFVGFKFTLKKDKSEEKDPVKLLTVKDKDGEEVTGTDEAAKEEEAATAVEKSAAEDKEGETEASTAEAEVVQDGDKAEAADASAETAAAEPTEEAVKEEGAEKEGETSPPAQESTLSPFRKLFSGGLFSNLRKKTSIKKTKEEEEKEAAVDEEAAKTEETTAVEEKEEVEKETKEEEAPATPEEEKSEPKEDTPASPDEAKAEAAPEPEVTAETPAPTTTDETKQEEEKAEPSAEEEKVPVEVTTEAELLSSQEKTKPQGSPLKKLFTGAGLKKLSTKKQKAKKDAEPKPAESGEQVTEQIQSSTESAEAPKAESGPSSPEESGEHVLAVEMAQIESSQETEGEVASDGEKKKEGIIAWSSFKKLVTPKKRVKRSSESDDEATGEKPAKSATLSSSESAPLADKSVEEEAKEEKPAEEEPKTETTEKLVSSTEEPKKKMDTSVSWEALMCMGGPKKRTRKTSDSDDEETKIEEEIPAAAAAAVEGEQEVKTEAAIVTSQSTEHEGEVVSSPEPLSSPPERESAWDTLKRMVMLKNRTKSEEKTEEGGEQVLSDSEAPKDESSFSLRKFLPGRRKKKADKQASTEHGTGDEDSDTPAVVPLSEYEESEQEMASEPEPEATPVQAKVSAEDRSPSWIPAMVELIEDKRDELSDIPEEAENAATPKSVDTDIIEDETEDDAAIAAKALALSRRRLSTAEVKPIAQAPSAETTPVPQGPKPEKASEVLESVEVQISEIPIKTSVVVEDVPVEVVSVQTEYEPPTETAESKTNTVMERHVQGEAMAICTGLGTKEIAKVALEKPAETVMETVAVIHDALSTEVSKKEMPLPAEEVTVTEDEVLIAQVHQVESTKLESALEKIESEIIDHQAAEENVEPEIEKVGIVSAVVEGSEMVQPATVSENSPKTVIVSPITPTSETDVCTLSVAVTEPTIETKEVKIEDTKVNPPETVQKVTEEITLETSKVTEPEVLEVPSEDAPVITETVVLSASPIIEADQVVVSGPLSEEIKEEIVEAAVIPTVESQVSAAVDEASKTTEEVKEDDPKDSDIEAQSKVIAEAVIQEAMDQVSVDAAEPKKPATPTTTVPAVVQAIATTEKEIKITAEVPVITDTPVALVCEKPAPKSPQTLHVAMEVIDAIPLEVADSLDAPEDEPIKTEEELKKAVEVNVSEETVVVEEVVEIKTESETGEEKEQSKDEEVKPGAKAEAPSEEMQEKVLEIHTPVQVVLQTAQVVEELEVEEETVEELDSNGPVSEDTSVKPESPALEKKLSTLSEEPAEAASEEKSAEAAASQPDTEKTASVKCAEVMAQVIEVIEEAVKEIEPVSTEITAAS is encoded by the exons ATGCTTGGGACAATAACTCTAACAG TTGGCCAGCCAGATGGTGTATCCGTGGCTCAGAAAGAAGAGGCCCCTGAGACCATGGACATCCAGGATGAAGTGACTCCTCAAGTAAATGGTGAGAAAGCTGAGAAAGAGTCCCCTGATGCCAATGACATCTCTGCTGTCGAGGAGAAAGCAGCGGAGGAAAAACCTGATGATGCGAATGAAGTTGGCTTCAAGAAGATCTTCCGCTTCGTGGGATTCAAATTCACCCTGAAGAAGGACAAAAGTGAGGAGAAAGACCCCGTGAAGCTCCTGACAGTCAAAGATAAAGACGGGGAGGAGGTTACTGGCACTGATGAAGCTGCCAAGGAGGAGGAAGCTGCCACTGCTGTGGAGAAAAGTGCGGCCGAAGATAAGGAGGGTGAAACAGAGGCATCTACTGCTGAGGCAGAGGTGGTTCAAGATGGTGACAAAGCTGAAGCTGCTGATGCCTCAGCTGAAACCGCTGCAGCTGAACCTACTGAGGAAGCTGTAAAGGAGGAAGGAGCTGAAAAGGAAGGAGAGACATCTCCACCAGCCCAGGAGAGCACCCTGTCCCCCTTCAGGAAGCTTTTCAGTGGAGGCCTCTTCTCTAACCTGCGGAAGAAAACCAGCATTAAGAAGactaaagaggaggaggaaaaagaggcaGCTGTTGATGAGGAGGCAGCTAAGACAGAAGAGACTACTGCtgtggaggaaaaggaggaggtggagaaagaAACCAAGGAGGAGGAAGCACCAGCCACTCCTGAGGAGGAAAAGTCTGAGCCCAAAGAGGACACACCAGCTTCTCCAGATGAAGCAAAGGCAGAGGCTGCCCCCGAGCCAGAGGTCACTGCTGAAACTCCTGCTCCAACTACTACTGATGAAaccaaacaggaagaggagaaggcagAACCCAGTGCTGAAGAAGAGAAAGTGCCTGTAGAGGTGACGACTGAGGCTGAGTTGCTGTCATCTCAGGAGAAGACAAAGCCTCAAGGAAGCCCCCTGAAAAAGCTCTTCACTGGAGCCGGCCTCAAGAAGCTCTCAACTAAGAAACAAAAGGCCAAGAAGGATGCCGAGCCAAAGCCCGCTGAGTCTGGGGAGCAGGTGACCGAGCAGATCCAGTCCTCCACTGAGTCAGCCGAGGCTCCAAAGGCTGAAAGTGGACCCTCATCTCCTGAGGAGTCCGGAGAGCACGTCCTTGCTGTGGAGATGGCCCAGATTGAGTCCAGCCAGGAGACCGAAGGTGAAGTTGCTTCTgatggagagaagaaaaaggagggaaTCATTGCCTGGTCCTCCTTTAAGAAGCTGGTTACACCCAAGAAGCGTGTGAAAAGATCTTCAGAGAGTGACGATGAAGCTACAGGTGAGAAACCAGCGAAGTCAGCcactctgtcctcctctgagAGTGCTCCTTTAGCTGATAAGAGTGTTGAAGAGGAGGCTAAGGAGGAAAAGCCAGCTGAGGAAGAGCCAAAGACTGAAACCACTGAGAAACTTGTCAGCAGCACTGAGGAGCCCAAGAAGAAGATGGACACCTCTGTCTCCTGGGAGGCTCTGATGTGTATGGGTGGACCCAAaaagaggaccaggaagacctCTGATTCCGACGATGAGGAGACAAAGATTGAAGAGGAAATACcagcagctgcagctgcagcagtagAGGGGGAACAAGAAGTCAAAACTGAGGCTGCCATTGTAACTTCACAGAGCACAGAGCATGAAGGAGAAGTTGTTTCCTCCCCTGAGCCTTTAAGCAGCCCCCCTGAAAGAGAGTCTGCCTGGGACACTCTGAAACGCATGGTCATGCTTAAGAACAGGACCAAATCTGAGGAGAAGACTGAGGAAGGTGGAGAGCAAGTCTTGTCAGACAGTGAAGCACCAAAAGATGagtcctccttctctctgaggAAGTTCCTGCCAGGTCGCAGAAAGAAGAAGGCCGACAAACAAGCCTCCACTGAACATGGAACCGGTGACGAGGACTCTGACACCCCTGCTGTGGTTCCTCTCTCAGAGTACGAAGAATCTGAACAGGAAATGgcatcagaaccagaaccagaagcaaCTCCAGTCCAGGCTAAAGTATCTGCTGAAGATAGGTCTCCTTCATGGATCCCAGCCATGGTGGAACTCATCGAAGACAAACGTGATGAGCTGAGCGACATCCCAGAGGAGGCTGAGAATGCTGCCACGCCAAAGTCTGTTGACACTGACATCATAGAGGACGAAACTGAGGATGATGCTGCTATTGCTGCTAAAGCTTTAGCGCTTTCAAGACGCAGGCTGTCCACAGCTGAGGTGAAGCCCATCGCTCAGGCTCCATCTGCTGAAACTACTCCTGTTCCTCAGGGACCCAAGCCGGAGAAGGCATCAGAGGTTTTGGAAAGCGTAGAGGTTCAAATCAGTGAAATTCCTATCAAGACATCTGTGGTGGTTGAAGATGTACCAGTAGAAGTAGTCTCTGTCCAAACTGAGTATGAACCACCAACTGAGACAGCTGAGTCAAAGACCAACACTGTAATGGAGCGACATGTACAAGGCGAGGCAATGGCTATCTGCACCGGCCTTGGAACCAAGGAGATCGCTAAGGTAGCTCTGGAGAAGCCTGCAGAGACCGTCATGGAGACTGTGGCTGTTATCCATGATGCCCTGAGCACAGAGGTTTCCAAGAAGGAGATGCCACTTCCTGCTGAGGAAGTTACTGTTACAGAAGATGAGGTGCTCATTGCCCAAGTTCACCAAGTGGAGTCCACCAAGCTTGAGTCTGCCTTGGAGAAAATAGAAAGTGAAATCATAGACCATCAAGCAGCTGAGGAAAACGTTGAACCTGAGATTGAAAAGGTTGGAATCGTCAGTGCTGTTGTGGAGGGATCTGAGATGGTTCAGCCTGCCACTGTGAGCGAGAACTCCCCCAAAACAGTGATTGTCAGCCCAATAACACCAACATCTGAGACAGACGTTTGTACTCTAAGTGTAGCAGTCACTGAGCCAACTATAGAAACCAAGGAGGTAAAGATCGAAGACACCAAGGTAAACCCCCCTGAGACAGTCCAGAAGGTGACAGAAGAGATAACCTTGGAAACCTCAAAGGTGACTGAGCCTGAAGTCCTTGAAGTCCCAAGTGAGGATGCACCTGTTATCACAGAGACTGTGGTCCTCTCAGCCTCGCCCATCATTGAAGCTGACCAAGTGGTAGTCTCAGGGCCGCTTAGTGAAGAAATCAAGGAGGAGATTGTGGAGGCTGCAGTCATTCCAACTGTAGAGTCGCAGGTCAGTGCAGCTGTTGATGAGGCCAGCAAGACCACAGAGGAAGTCAAGGAGGATGATCCCAAAGACAGTGACATTGAGGCTCAGAGCAAGGTCATTGCTGAGGCTGTCATACAGGAGGCCATGGACCAAGTTTCAGTGGATGCTGCTGAACCAAAAAAGCCAGCCACTCCAACAACCACCGTACCAGCAGTGGTTCAGGCTATCGcaacaacagagaaagagaTCAAGATCACAGCAGAGGTACCCGTCATCACTGACACCCCTGTTGCTTTAGTCTGCGAGAAACCAGCACCAAAGTCCCCTCAGACCCTTCATGTTGCCATGGAAGTAATTGACGCAATCCCATTGGAGGTTGCAGACAGCCTTGACGCCCCTGAAGATGAGCcgataaaaacagaagaagagctgAAGAAAGCTGTGGAGGTAAACGTAAGTGAAGAAACTGTCGTAGTGGAAGAAGTAGtggagataaaaacagagagtgaGACAGGTGAAGAGAAGGAACAAAGCAAAGACGAGGAAGTGAAACCAGGTGCAAAGGCAGAGGCTCCTTCAGAGGAGATGCAAGAGAAAGTGCTGGAGATCCACACCCCAGTCCAAGTGGTCCTGCAGACAGCGCAGGTGGTGGAGGAGCTGGAAGTGGAGGAAGAGACTGTTGAGGAGCTTGACAGCAATGGTCCTGTATCTGAAGACACAAGCGTGAAACCCGAGAGCCCTGCACTTGAAAAGAAACTCTCAACGTTGTCAGAAGAACCAGCAGAAGCAGCTTCAGAGGAGAAATCAGCAGAGGCAGCAGCCAGCCAACCAGACACGGAGAAAACAGCATCTGTGAAGTGTGCGGAGGTGATGGCTCAGGTGATCGAGGTGATTGAGGAGGCGGTGAAAGAGATCGAGCCTGTGTCCACAGAGATCACAGCAGCATCATGA
- the akap12b gene encoding A-kinase anchor protein 12b isoform X1, which yields MGAAESSVQRDGKSQEDASASASASAGEVSVHQEASSVLESKPLQKNGQISSMSSLNGHSEDNTLAEVGQPDGVSVAQKEEAPETMDIQDEVTPQVNGEKAEKESPDANDISAVEEKAAEEKPDDANEVGFKKIFRFVGFKFTLKKDKSEEKDPVKLLTVKDKDGEEVTGTDEAAKEEEAATAVEKSAAEDKEGETEASTAEAEVVQDGDKAEAADASAETAAAEPTEEAVKEEGAEKEGETSPPAQESTLSPFRKLFSGGLFSNLRKKTSIKKTKEEEEKEAAVDEEAAKTEETTAVEEKEEVEKETKEEEAPATPEEEKSEPKEDTPASPDEAKAEAAPEPEVTAETPAPTTTDETKQEEEKAEPSAEEEKVPVEVTTEAELLSSQEKTKPQGSPLKKLFTGAGLKKLSTKKQKAKKDAEPKPAESGEQVTEQIQSSTESAEAPKAESGPSSPEESGEHVLAVEMAQIESSQETEGEVASDGEKKKEGIIAWSSFKKLVTPKKRVKRSSESDDEATGEKPAKSATLSSSESAPLADKSVEEEAKEEKPAEEEPKTETTEKLVSSTEEPKKKMDTSVSWEALMCMGGPKKRTRKTSDSDDEETKIEEEIPAAAAAAVEGEQEVKTEAAIVTSQSTEHEGEVVSSPEPLSSPPERESAWDTLKRMVMLKNRTKSEEKTEEGGEQVLSDSEAPKDESSFSLRKFLPGRRKKKADKQASTEHGTGDEDSDTPAVVPLSEYEESEQEMASEPEPEATPVQAKVSAEDRSPSWIPAMVELIEDKRDELSDIPEEAENAATPKSVDTDIIEDETEDDAAIAAKALALSRRRLSTAEVKPIAQAPSAETTPVPQGPKPEKASEVLESVEVQISEIPIKTSVVVEDVPVEVVSVQTEYEPPTETAESKTNTVMERHVQGEAMAICTGLGTKEIAKVALEKPAETVMETVAVIHDALSTEVSKKEMPLPAEEVTVTEDEVLIAQVHQVESTKLESALEKIESEIIDHQAAEENVEPEIEKVGIVSAVVEGSEMVQPATVSENSPKTVIVSPITPTSETDVCTLSVAVTEPTIETKEVKIEDTKVNPPETVQKVTEEITLETSKVTEPEVLEVPSEDAPVITETVVLSASPIIEADQVVVSGPLSEEIKEEIVEAAVIPTVESQVSAAVDEASKTTEEVKEDDPKDSDIEAQSKVIAEAVIQEAMDQVSVDAAEPKKPATPTTTVPAVVQAIATTEKEIKITAEVPVITDTPVALVCEKPAPKSPQTLHVAMEVIDAIPLEVADSLDAPEDEPIKTEEELKKAVEVNVSEETVVVEEVVEIKTESETGEEKEQSKDEEVKPGAKAEAPSEEMQEKVLEIHTPVQVVLQTAQVVEELEVEEETVEELDSNGPVSEDTSVKPESPALEKKLSTLSEEPAEAASEEKSAEAAASQPDTEKTASVKCAEVMAQVIEVIEEAVKEIEPVSTEITAAS from the coding sequence TTGGCCAGCCAGATGGTGTATCCGTGGCTCAGAAAGAAGAGGCCCCTGAGACCATGGACATCCAGGATGAAGTGACTCCTCAAGTAAATGGTGAGAAAGCTGAGAAAGAGTCCCCTGATGCCAATGACATCTCTGCTGTCGAGGAGAAAGCAGCGGAGGAAAAACCTGATGATGCGAATGAAGTTGGCTTCAAGAAGATCTTCCGCTTCGTGGGATTCAAATTCACCCTGAAGAAGGACAAAAGTGAGGAGAAAGACCCCGTGAAGCTCCTGACAGTCAAAGATAAAGACGGGGAGGAGGTTACTGGCACTGATGAAGCTGCCAAGGAGGAGGAAGCTGCCACTGCTGTGGAGAAAAGTGCGGCCGAAGATAAGGAGGGTGAAACAGAGGCATCTACTGCTGAGGCAGAGGTGGTTCAAGATGGTGACAAAGCTGAAGCTGCTGATGCCTCAGCTGAAACCGCTGCAGCTGAACCTACTGAGGAAGCTGTAAAGGAGGAAGGAGCTGAAAAGGAAGGAGAGACATCTCCACCAGCCCAGGAGAGCACCCTGTCCCCCTTCAGGAAGCTTTTCAGTGGAGGCCTCTTCTCTAACCTGCGGAAGAAAACCAGCATTAAGAAGactaaagaggaggaggaaaaagaggcaGCTGTTGATGAGGAGGCAGCTAAGACAGAAGAGACTACTGCtgtggaggaaaaggaggaggtggagaaagaAACCAAGGAGGAGGAAGCACCAGCCACTCCTGAGGAGGAAAAGTCTGAGCCCAAAGAGGACACACCAGCTTCTCCAGATGAAGCAAAGGCAGAGGCTGCCCCCGAGCCAGAGGTCACTGCTGAAACTCCTGCTCCAACTACTACTGATGAAaccaaacaggaagaggagaaggcagAACCCAGTGCTGAAGAAGAGAAAGTGCCTGTAGAGGTGACGACTGAGGCTGAGTTGCTGTCATCTCAGGAGAAGACAAAGCCTCAAGGAAGCCCCCTGAAAAAGCTCTTCACTGGAGCCGGCCTCAAGAAGCTCTCAACTAAGAAACAAAAGGCCAAGAAGGATGCCGAGCCAAAGCCCGCTGAGTCTGGGGAGCAGGTGACCGAGCAGATCCAGTCCTCCACTGAGTCAGCCGAGGCTCCAAAGGCTGAAAGTGGACCCTCATCTCCTGAGGAGTCCGGAGAGCACGTCCTTGCTGTGGAGATGGCCCAGATTGAGTCCAGCCAGGAGACCGAAGGTGAAGTTGCTTCTgatggagagaagaaaaaggagggaaTCATTGCCTGGTCCTCCTTTAAGAAGCTGGTTACACCCAAGAAGCGTGTGAAAAGATCTTCAGAGAGTGACGATGAAGCTACAGGTGAGAAACCAGCGAAGTCAGCcactctgtcctcctctgagAGTGCTCCTTTAGCTGATAAGAGTGTTGAAGAGGAGGCTAAGGAGGAAAAGCCAGCTGAGGAAGAGCCAAAGACTGAAACCACTGAGAAACTTGTCAGCAGCACTGAGGAGCCCAAGAAGAAGATGGACACCTCTGTCTCCTGGGAGGCTCTGATGTGTATGGGTGGACCCAAaaagaggaccaggaagacctCTGATTCCGACGATGAGGAGACAAAGATTGAAGAGGAAATACcagcagctgcagctgcagcagtagAGGGGGAACAAGAAGTCAAAACTGAGGCTGCCATTGTAACTTCACAGAGCACAGAGCATGAAGGAGAAGTTGTTTCCTCCCCTGAGCCTTTAAGCAGCCCCCCTGAAAGAGAGTCTGCCTGGGACACTCTGAAACGCATGGTCATGCTTAAGAACAGGACCAAATCTGAGGAGAAGACTGAGGAAGGTGGAGAGCAAGTCTTGTCAGACAGTGAAGCACCAAAAGATGagtcctccttctctctgaggAAGTTCCTGCCAGGTCGCAGAAAGAAGAAGGCCGACAAACAAGCCTCCACTGAACATGGAACCGGTGACGAGGACTCTGACACCCCTGCTGTGGTTCCTCTCTCAGAGTACGAAGAATCTGAACAGGAAATGgcatcagaaccagaaccagaagcaaCTCCAGTCCAGGCTAAAGTATCTGCTGAAGATAGGTCTCCTTCATGGATCCCAGCCATGGTGGAACTCATCGAAGACAAACGTGATGAGCTGAGCGACATCCCAGAGGAGGCTGAGAATGCTGCCACGCCAAAGTCTGTTGACACTGACATCATAGAGGACGAAACTGAGGATGATGCTGCTATTGCTGCTAAAGCTTTAGCGCTTTCAAGACGCAGGCTGTCCACAGCTGAGGTGAAGCCCATCGCTCAGGCTCCATCTGCTGAAACTACTCCTGTTCCTCAGGGACCCAAGCCGGAGAAGGCATCAGAGGTTTTGGAAAGCGTAGAGGTTCAAATCAGTGAAATTCCTATCAAGACATCTGTGGTGGTTGAAGATGTACCAGTAGAAGTAGTCTCTGTCCAAACTGAGTATGAACCACCAACTGAGACAGCTGAGTCAAAGACCAACACTGTAATGGAGCGACATGTACAAGGCGAGGCAATGGCTATCTGCACCGGCCTTGGAACCAAGGAGATCGCTAAGGTAGCTCTGGAGAAGCCTGCAGAGACCGTCATGGAGACTGTGGCTGTTATCCATGATGCCCTGAGCACAGAGGTTTCCAAGAAGGAGATGCCACTTCCTGCTGAGGAAGTTACTGTTACAGAAGATGAGGTGCTCATTGCCCAAGTTCACCAAGTGGAGTCCACCAAGCTTGAGTCTGCCTTGGAGAAAATAGAAAGTGAAATCATAGACCATCAAGCAGCTGAGGAAAACGTTGAACCTGAGATTGAAAAGGTTGGAATCGTCAGTGCTGTTGTGGAGGGATCTGAGATGGTTCAGCCTGCCACTGTGAGCGAGAACTCCCCCAAAACAGTGATTGTCAGCCCAATAACACCAACATCTGAGACAGACGTTTGTACTCTAAGTGTAGCAGTCACTGAGCCAACTATAGAAACCAAGGAGGTAAAGATCGAAGACACCAAGGTAAACCCCCCTGAGACAGTCCAGAAGGTGACAGAAGAGATAACCTTGGAAACCTCAAAGGTGACTGAGCCTGAAGTCCTTGAAGTCCCAAGTGAGGATGCACCTGTTATCACAGAGACTGTGGTCCTCTCAGCCTCGCCCATCATTGAAGCTGACCAAGTGGTAGTCTCAGGGCCGCTTAGTGAAGAAATCAAGGAGGAGATTGTGGAGGCTGCAGTCATTCCAACTGTAGAGTCGCAGGTCAGTGCAGCTGTTGATGAGGCCAGCAAGACCACAGAGGAAGTCAAGGAGGATGATCCCAAAGACAGTGACATTGAGGCTCAGAGCAAGGTCATTGCTGAGGCTGTCATACAGGAGGCCATGGACCAAGTTTCAGTGGATGCTGCTGAACCAAAAAAGCCAGCCACTCCAACAACCACCGTACCAGCAGTGGTTCAGGCTATCGcaacaacagagaaagagaTCAAGATCACAGCAGAGGTACCCGTCATCACTGACACCCCTGTTGCTTTAGTCTGCGAGAAACCAGCACCAAAGTCCCCTCAGACCCTTCATGTTGCCATGGAAGTAATTGACGCAATCCCATTGGAGGTTGCAGACAGCCTTGACGCCCCTGAAGATGAGCcgataaaaacagaagaagagctgAAGAAAGCTGTGGAGGTAAACGTAAGTGAAGAAACTGTCGTAGTGGAAGAAGTAGtggagataaaaacagagagtgaGACAGGTGAAGAGAAGGAACAAAGCAAAGACGAGGAAGTGAAACCAGGTGCAAAGGCAGAGGCTCCTTCAGAGGAGATGCAAGAGAAAGTGCTGGAGATCCACACCCCAGTCCAAGTGGTCCTGCAGACAGCGCAGGTGGTGGAGGAGCTGGAAGTGGAGGAAGAGACTGTTGAGGAGCTTGACAGCAATGGTCCTGTATCTGAAGACACAAGCGTGAAACCCGAGAGCCCTGCACTTGAAAAGAAACTCTCAACGTTGTCAGAAGAACCAGCAGAAGCAGCTTCAGAGGAGAAATCAGCAGAGGCAGCAGCCAGCCAACCAGACACGGAGAAAACAGCATCTGTGAAGTGTGCGGAGGTGATGGCTCAGGTGATCGAGGTGATTGAGGAGGCGGTGAAAGAGATCGAGCCTGTGTCCACAGAGATCACAGCAGCATCATGA